One Glycine max cultivar Williams 82 chromosome 8, Glycine_max_v4.0, whole genome shotgun sequence genomic window, TATACTTACGAAGGTAAATCGTACAAATATGAAAACAAGTCTATtgaaattgttaaaattaagttacatgttaGGTGttcagagaataaaaaaatgagaaaaagagagaaacaaCTAATATGTAAGTTTGtgtaaagtaaaaatatatcagaaatatttgaaaatgttaaaattataattgaccCAAAGAGAATAATAgatgaattttcaattttctttgaaaagaaagagcTTTTGtgttaaattataagttaatttttgttGCCTTAATGTTTTAGTTTATCACGGAAAGAAACCTGGCAAAATTCAaccagaaaataaataaaacttaatcaaaaattattttttttttctagggaTCAAACCCAAATAATACTCAATACTATTTAATCTTAactttaacatattaattactTGTATTTAATCACTtgttaaattataagttaattaagttaaggtaaaagaaattaagtattagaaataattaatttttttattaatcatattattaatttattatagacatatatatatatatatatatatatatatatatatatatatatatatgataagtttgaaAGACTTAGGGGCCGGGGAGCAAAGAATGGCGTATAATAGGTCATTATCCATAGGATTATATTCTAACCAGTAATATACAAACAACCCATCAATACCTCTCATTTTCCTTTATCTCTCTCTTCCTATCACTAAAAAATCtaatcatacctcgatattttGTACTCTCTTTCTAAATGTTACATAAGAATTTGAGGATGTCCATTAAACTTTTTCCTATTCTAAGACACTCACACAGATGATTCCTTTCAAGTTCCAATAGCCTTGAATGGCCCTATTGCTATGGCCCAATGCACCTACAAACTATAAGTAATACTACTATATTTATTCCTATATATAAGTGCTCGTTCCCGTACATTTGCACATTGCACTGGTCGATGTGGTAGGTgggttaaaaaaaatggtttcaaGCATCTCAAGATCGGATACCATGAAAGATGGAAATTCATTGCTGGCAGTGCCTTTCGGATGTGTTACAACTTTTGTGTCGCAGAAAATAAAAcacttggaagttggaagtgatCGAATGATCAACTGTCTAGTAAATCACTAGCAAACCGCAATCATAATTTTGTGTATCCTCAAATTGAGGCATATTGGAGTAGAAGTCATCTTCATTTCCTACCTTACCTAAGTAGATCACTCAGCTATTGCCTCatcctaaaatttaatttaatattgctTGAATTGGAAAAACGTTGGGTACGAGTCAGAGTCCTTATTCCTTAACACCTTATCACCTTATCCTAATGAGTAATGATTCTTCAACAAattcaaaagcaaaataaaataaaaaaaagtttttatccAATTGCTTTCTTttatcagaaaaataaaacaaaaaagttagaATCCTACGGCATACCAAAATCGTAAAAAGCTGGGGAGGCGGAgaatgttaaatgaaataatCTAGATTAAAAATTGGTTGATAAGATACGATTGAAAATTAAGATAAACACCCACGTAAATCCGATTCCCTTGAATTCCACTGCAATTTTATGAGGGTATATGTGGatttaaaagagagagagaaataacaTAAACAAAGTTTGATGAATGAGACCAAAATGACCTGAAAAGTAACGGAGGCTAATGGTGCGCCCATGCCACGGTACAAAGAAGTTGGTCCTTCCCTAGACACCATTTGTCTAAGGATTGTGAATGCAGAGCCATTTTTCGAGTTTTGTAATCTGATTCGAAGAGTATCAAGTGGATAACCTGAAATTATACCAGCAATGCCTCCAAAGCCACCTGCTACAAACTCTCTTCCCGAACCGCTTGCAAGAAATTCTGGCCAGAAATCCATTTTCTTCTGCTCTCATTCCTAAAAACTTTATATCAGATAGCTAGTCTCTGTTGCTTTTTTTGCTTACACAATGAATCAAATACCACTAGTGTAATAAGCTATTGAGCTAAAACGCCCTCCTTTGGCGTTTCTATCTATAGTTTGGCAAACCCGAAATGTGATATCTTTATGTGTCAAGTTAATGATAGGAACCTTTTTTTCACCTTCCCATTTCTTGTGAGATGGAAAAGAAACAGAGAACTCCGACCTCAGCTTTTGAGTATAGGCCAAAACAAATGTCACCGGTGGCAATTTTGTTTTGCTATTTTGTACTGCAAGAAAAAGGCCCCACCAATCAATCTACGTACGTTACCAATACATGATTTACACGTGGAAAAATTTAATCGTGCCCGATGTTGTTGCTTCTAGCCTAGTGTTCAGCAACTTTTTGGAATTGATTTTGGTGCCCCCACCCCACATAAACAGAAACAGATATTAACAATGACTGAGGGAATTCAGTTCAAGGTGAAGATAATTTTATCTATCAactaccactactggaaaatcTCGTGACATGAAGCCTTGAACCTTGGAAGTTGGAACAGCACAAGTGGGTTGTAGAAATCTTTGTCTTTGTGTGTCATGTTGGGGCTTGATTTTTTGAAAAGCTTGAAAGATTCAGGTTTCTTAAATGTTAGGCCCAATGTGGCATCACCTTCACTGCCAGCAGATTTGGGCAATTGGATCAGGTACAACGGCACCTCATCATGCAATCACAATCCAAgggttaattatttattttaatatttttgtcattaaaaaaaaaaaaaaggagagaaaggtGAGGATCGTGATCCCAGAAGTCTGTATATTGTGACTTATAAGATGTACCCATACCAGAAAGGTGCATTAGGGActccaataataatattattatttatttgttacaatatttattatagTAATATATAAGTGACCATAGTGAGAAAATATAAAGTGGCCATTTTATTTTTACGTTATTTATCACGATGTCTTTACCATATTGAGTTTTATGGCTTAGTACTTTAGTCGAATTCATCAATATTTTTCActtcttctactttttttcgTTCCGGCTGTTCCTGCCAAGTAGGAAGaatcatttgaaaagaaattggCCAAAAGATAATAAGGTTTTTGTTGGGGtcatcttgaaaaaaaaagtgaaaagaaaaatagtaaggTTTGTTAGGTAGACAACTTTTAATAACCTCTTCATTCGGGGTCATTCAACTTTAGAAATTGCATATTAAGTTGATTCCAAGTCATAATAATATCATTCATTATTTTCACATGCATCTTATCCAATTTTATGGATGTTCCGTAAACGTAGCCTCCATTGAACATTTGGACTGACTTGTTGAATTCACTTTCTACGAAAAAGAACACAAAACTGAAGCACAGGGAAATTAATTATGTGTATcaaaatgtaagaaaaaaaaaggatctaCTAGAGTCAGTTATATTAATCCATTAGTTCcctttgttaaatttgatggaATGGCGCATGGCACATTAATTTAGTGACGCGGAATCAAATTTTCCAACCCAAAATTTTATACATAACTGAATTGAAAAATCGTCCAAAAGATGTGTGAAATGATTTATTAAAATCTTTaaattgtattataaattaCTGTTTGTTTTTGAATGTCGGAACCTTtgtattttgtaacaaaaaacttttaatttgttttactaGTTTTTAGACCAATAATTATTGGTGATTTGAATTTGTGGGTTTAAAATACACgtctagtttttcttttcagaaCTCAATTTTGGTTGGTTTACTTTATTGGCTATAAAaccatatttttaaagatataaagAAAGATGAGAAAGAAAGTAGTGGAAGATTTTTCAATGAAATGAAGAACGTTTATAGAGTTAAAGAAAGTAGTGGCAAGCCCACAAATATTAGCATGACATGATCAATGGGGGAGAAGTTGATGGTCTACCTGGCTGTAAATGATGAAGTAGTTAGCTCAATCTTAATTAAAGAAGGAACAGAAGACCAACTCTTAATCTACTTTATTAGCAAGCCATTACAAGGCGCTGAGGTGAGATACCAGAAGTTGGAGAAGGTGGTTTGTCAAAATTACATAATATActtttagagtgtgtttggatggagaaatttaaaattctgaagaattttaaattctaagaatttcaaatatttcaattgaaaattttttattttcaaaattttgtgtttggataaaaaagattaaaattatgagggtaaaaaaaatgaatgaaaaaaaagaaaaaatatgattggtaCGCTAGTTATACGTATTTCTCTATGTTCTTAGGCCCAATCATGTTCCACAGTTTCACACACGGTGttataagaagaaaattttaatttctcacattttaaaaggaaattaaaattccaaatttttagttgtttaaaattctgttttaaaattctaaaattttaaattattcacaaaaaaacatctaaacaatgaattttagattataaaaattcaaattctttgataaattacttttctgagttaaaattctctattcaaatattctctgataaatttttaaggcattttttcttattacttCCATTTAGAGGCCTTCACCTTGCTCTTTATAGCTAGCTTCGTGTCTTTGCCACTATGTCCTAAGAGTGTAAACAAGTTGAACATACCAAAACATTAGAAATTTATAGGCTtgaattgtgaaaaaaaaatgagtggtcaataatgattttttatatatttatttaaacgaGTCTAATCGAAAGTTTCgacttaatttatttaactcatctataatataaatatttttcttttgtgatccttaaattatttttaacttttatcaattcagtatttaatataatattttaataattgatattaatctacaaataaaaatatgggCTCAAAACGTGATATGATATAATggaatttatgtaattttatttttttatattttttttatgaaatgcgTGTGTATAAAGTAATTCTCGAGTTGTTAATGTCacgcttttaaaatttaaatgtaaataattcaaataatggagtataattttaagattaaatttgtttatttaattaaacaaatcaaGTTTACCGAAATAAAAAAACGACCAAGGAGATGCTAAACTCGAGGACTATCGAAAGGAAGACTTACAATAGCTAGAAAATGTTTCAAATGCACAATGGAaactaaaatgttaaaaaaagggTAAAACTGAAGAATACAACCAAGGAGATGattaaacacaataaaaaaaaattcatgaaatgaaaatataactATGAATTTAAAGAAACTGACTAGCCAAATAATTATTAAAGGGATTTATAATTGTTCACACATATTTTATCATTCAACTAAATTAAATctcgttaaaataaaatattgtactATACTTTATACCATGttctatacaaaaataaaataaaattataccaTGTTTAAAAGTTGAAACTAAAGAATGATcgatgtttttattatataatctcTGCGTTATATGTATACACAAGATTGAGAAAATCATCCCATAAATTTTGATATTAGAATCAAACATCAGAATCaatctatttatatataaaaaaaggaataaaatttaTCTGCTGATATAAATGAACAATATTATCGTAATTATACCAACAAGGTAAGGTCCAAGTAGATAATTGAGTTCGTTATACATTGctctaaaaaaatatcaccataattattttcaatattttttcactATATGTTTGTGGCTGtgtaaatatattgaaaaaggtttattttgaaataagtaATGTGTAGGAATTTACAcatttgtttctattttatcattttgttttctaCACACCATATTCAATTCTGTGTAGACAAAAGTCCAAAAACAAAActattataaaaagtaaaaaaaaaaatattgttagcatttataaagaaatacttaaatttattgCAGGGAAAAGCcacaaaacatataaaaaaaagagcGAGCCACGAAAACCGACTTGatgttatttttcaatattagCAGCAAAAAAAGAGATTAGGATTTGGTGTTGCGCAGCCGCAGGCAGATATGGCCATGGCTTTGGTGAGCCTCAGCACCATTCTCACAccgccttcttcttcttcttcttcgttttcttctccaaaaccttcttcttcctccatcgTTCGGTTTCGCCCTCTCACTCCCCTTCCTCGCTTTCGGAGGCACCTCGTTCGTATGGCTCCCGATGAGGAGAAGATGACTCGTCGCTCCCCTCTCGATTTCCCCATCGTATGTTGTTTTCCCTAATCAACTTTATTCTAagcttaatttttgtaattttactttCTATATGTCAAGGGCTGGGAATTTTGATTGGGgtacttttttttatcgttAACTTCAATTGTTAATTACGTTTTTAACCTCGGTGTTTGCTCGCGAGATTTGCCTCAATTGATTCACCCTGCTATAGTGCTATGTGTATTGCCTCAATTCCTGCTTGAAGGATAATTGATTTACTGTTATTGCATTTCCTTGCTTCTAATTAAGTCCAATCATTTTTGGCTCCGGTTAGATGCAATGCTAGTTTCTCGAATGTTGTCAAAGTGCCAAATTATACTATTAATTGAGAAATTAATGGCTTAAATTGTTATAAAACATTACTATGGTAAAGCTTGTATTTTGTGTAGTTAAGAGATGGCGAGATTATGTTCTATGTGTATTGGTAAATTTTGGCTACTTTGATAAGTGCTGCCATTTTCTGATGCACACCTGAAGTGAATGATGTATCATACGACCTCCgttcctatttataagaaacaagttaTAGTGTATAcaacttgtttcttataaataggaaGGGAGGTAATATTTCACAGCAAGCACTACCCTTCCACCCCTTTTGAGTATCCACTCTAGTTGATGGTGTATAGATTTGTATAGGTAGAATCAGTTCATAATCTGGTGGATCTGACAGTGAGTTCAGACTTTGGTGATGTTAGGTCTTATGAGATTGTGAAACCCtctctttcttctcattttgtTGTCATTTAATGCACTAGCTGATAGCTTGTTGAATGCATATACTGACAGGAGTGGGAAAGGCCTAAACCTGGACGAAGGCCGGATATATTCCCTCAATTTAGTCCTATGAAGACACCTTTGCCGCCTCCGTTGCCCGCAGATCCTCCagaagaggatgaagaggaggaagaaaagaaagaggaagaggaagaaccTGAAAAGGAGGAGCCAGATAAGCCAGACAAGCCAGAAAAGCAATAGTGTGTAGTAAATGACTGGTCTTGATTCCCTCCAGTTATCCTTGATATGCCGAGCCAGACTGCTGATTGCTAAAGTGAATGTAAGGGTATCACATGAATACCTATAGCATAAAATTTTTTAGCTTTCTTCAAGTTTTTTCTAGCCGCTAATGTGCCCTTATATGAGTTAGCTCAtgcaagaaggaaacaaaaagaaaaacaattttgtGCTACGAACATATTTGTAGGCAGTAATTTTTCCCTACTTTATCGATTAATTTGCACCTTCATCATCCTTTTGATGGACCTTGATTTATTGTTTAAGATGCAACTTCGATTTTAATTGGATTACTCATCGTGAATTAACAGGAAGATGGAGCTTTTTCTTTAGAAGAAGATTTTAACCTACCCAAGAAGATAATGGCATATTGTATTTCCTGTACGTTGATTAAGtcattaatattaatactaaTATCAAATAGTTAATTACATTGGCTTGACTAGTTTGATTTGATAACATTGGTATCTAAAATAGAACTTTTTTGTATTTGGTAGGTTACTGCGATCCTTATTTCTTTAAGTCATTGTATTTGTATATTCGGTTGGAAAGCTAACAAGTGTGGGATAAATTTTTTCAGTCCTGTATTTTTGGAAATAAGTAGTCCATTGGTGTATGTTTGTTTTCATTTGGCACCAAACTcttggttatttttttcatgCGAGTTCAGTTCTAAGCATAATAGTGTTGATACCGGCTATGCTTGAAAGAATAATCAATTATGCATATGCTCTTGCAATATCGAAGCATAATCAGTTTGCGcaagaaaaaaatgcacattGGAGAACGTAGGGGGCAGCCATTTCAAGAAGGGCACGACTATAAAAGAGCTCAACAAATCACATTGAATCAACTCATTTTAGGATCAACAGTGTAATTTGCAGCAAGATGCttattttctcttccttctttgtaattttgtcatGCGATTAccacttctttttttaaaaaaaaaaatccttgctATTTCTTTTACATGAATAACATGACTCTTCTCACACATTATATGctattattttacattgatggAATAATAATCCACCGAGAGAACTACTTAATTGAACCATCTTAAATCAACTAtcgttgttggttttgttagtaTTGGATAAGTACGGACGGAACAAGCTCCGGAGTCTTTTGATGTAGAGCTTTTTATTTGTGGGTCAGTTGGTAGGTGAGTGGGGAGAGATATCAACTCGTGAATTTCGTCGAACAATTGGTCAAAtcacaaaaacaataatttgaCCTTGAATAACAATaagcatataaaaaaatcaacgagaattatttattttcacttaaaagtgTATTAGCCTATTAGTAGGGGTGGAAATAGATCAGACCATGCTGTGAAAGGCCTGAGCCTAACCTATAATGAATCTTTGAGGCCTAAACCTGatctatagcctatcaaagtccggcctgacctttttaaaaaTCTGGTCTGGcctgatagcctttttaaaagtcttcttcataataaatatatatagaaaagttaaagaaaaagaaaagtcaatcaaaataatgaggaatataaaaggacacatgactcacacctaaattgtaattaaagtccttGATTATAGGGATAGAAGTTATGGAGTattaatgtgtaatcaaagtctgatagtttcaaaaaaaattaattatatccaaaaaataatattatatattggtacccaaaaaatataatatatatatatatatatatatatattatattttttgggtaccaatatataatattattttttggatataattaattatatatatatatatgcttgtcGAGGGTCTTTGGCTCGGTCTATGTAAGGCTTGACTCGGCTCGACTTGTTTACTATAAAGGTCAAGctcaagctttttaaaaaacctttttagataaaaaggccaagctcaaactataaaaaacaGCTTGTTAAGCTTGATAAGCCGGCTCGTTtaactaacaataataataataactttattttatcaaatcttatctcatccagattttattctatctagattttattttatctagattttattttatctagattttatttcatctatattttatttcatccaatcttatcttatcttgtccagattttattttatttcgtttatgggcttggacttaaaatagatttgtgagctttggggctgaggatcTATATAACAACACTAAGGTTTTAGTTTATGGAGATTTTTttcggagaggagaataattataggattttagaatttcaatttttattactgttcatgcacactgttcacgtagaataaaatttgttttctgcaatttcgtttcggCTTCAATCTACAGTTTcatttctactgattaatggaaggctaagtctccaacattgttttctctttaggatcaagcacaactctctttgatgttttgttattactattgaatacaCATCAGTTTTTCCATTTCaccaattactttgtatttgttgctattaatccatgcatgcttagtgcttgattaattgtctctgcgcttaatttaaattcatgcttaatgatcagtttcgttcatgattaattggtgtatgtgttgtttaatcacat contains:
- the LOC100814232 gene encoding uncharacterized protein LOC100814232; amino-acid sequence: MAMALVSLSTILTPPSSSSSSFSSPKPSSSSIVRFRPLTPLPRFRRHLVRMAPDEEKMTRRSPLDFPIEWERPKPGRRPDIFPQFSPMKTPLPPPLPADPPEEDEEEEEKKEEEEEPEKEEPDKPDKPEKQ